A region of the Legionella sp. PATHC035 genome:
TATTAGGAGGCCCAAAATTAGCGATCCTATATGAAAAACAACTAGATACAAGTATTTATACACCTGTAAGGGAAGTGTTTTGTCTCTCGCACATAGGGTAACCACTGAGCTAATTTTTTGATTTAATCCTTTAATTACACTTGATTTTTTTGTCTTTCTTGAAGCGTAAGATTTCAGGGGACTGGGATGCAAGGAATAGGGGGTAATCATTTTGTAGCCCGGATTAGCAAAGCGTAATCCGGGATCTTTTTGCCATTATGAGATGACGAGCCATGTCTTTATTTTGCAACCAGTTCAACTAGTGCATCAATTGCTCTATCTAAGCTTAATTGCTGCATTTCGCCGGTAGCACGATTTTTATATTCCACGCAATTTTGCTCCATGTTTCGCTCACTCACAATGATACGATGCGGAATACCAATTAAATCATGATCGGCAAACAATACGCCTGCTCGTTCATTACGATCATCAATTAATACATCAACGCCCAACTCGCTTAAACGTTCATATAAAGCATCTGCTTGCATTGTGACTGATGGTGATCGGTGTCCGTTTAAGGGAATTATGACCACTTGGAATGGAGCGATGTTTTGAGGCCAGATAATTCCTTGCTCATCATGATGTTGTTCAATGGCCGCAGCAACCACACGAGTGATTCCTAAACCATAACATCCCATTAACATGGTTTCTAATTGGCCTTGCTCATTAATCACTGCAGCATTCATGGCTTTAGCATATTTATCACCCAACTGAAAGACGTGACCCACTTCGATGCCGCGACACGAGCGGAGGGTTCCTTGACCATCAGGGCTGATGTCGCCTTCTTTTACGTTACGTAAGTCATAAGCAAGGTATTCACGAATGTCTTTATCCCACGCCGCATATTGGTAATGCTTGTCTGCTTGATTTGCGCCACAAATGAAAGAATCCATAGCCAATGCATGATGATCCGCGATTACGGGAATCGATAAATTGACTGGGCCTAATGATCCAATAGGGGCTTTCAAAGTGTTTAAGACCGACTCTTCATCAATAAATTGTAGGGGAGAATGGACTAAAGGATGTTTTGTTGCTTTGACTTCGTTCAGTTCATCATCGCCTCTCAAAACCAAAGCAACCATAGGATGCTCTCTTCCTTTTACAATCAACGTTTTGACCGTTTGATTGCTTGCTACTCCCATGAATTGTGCTACTTCTGCTATGGTTTTTTGATTTGGGGTATCTACCAGAATCATTTTTTGTGTCGTAGGGGTAGCTTTCTCAGGTCTTAAGCTGGTCGCTTGTTCAATATTCGCTGCATAATCCCCTTTATCACTATAGAAAATTAAATCTTCGCCAGAATCAGCGAGTACCTGGAATTCATGAGAGGCAGAACCACCAATAGCGCCGGTATCGGCTTCAACAGCACGATATTTAAGTCCCATGCGATCAAAGATACGGC
Encoded here:
- a CDS encoding proline--tRNA ligase produces the protein MRASQWFLVTLKETPSDAEIVSHKLMLRAGMIRKLGSGLYTWMPLGLKVLRKVEQIVREEMNRIHSMELLMPAVQPAELWQETGRWETFGGQLLTMEDSNGREYCFGPTHEEVITDIMRNELQSYKQLPASFYQIQTKFRDEIRPRFGVMRAREFIMKDAYSFHLNLESLQATYKDMYQAYCRIFDRMGLKYRAVEADTGAIGGSASHEFQVLADSGEDLIFYSDKGDYAANIEQATSLRPEKATPTTQKMILVDTPNQKTIAEVAQFMGVASNQTVKTLIVKGREHPMVALVLRGDDELNEVKATKHPLVHSPLQFIDEESVLNTLKAPIGSLGPVNLSIPVIADHHALAMDSFICGANQADKHYQYAAWDKDIREYLAYDLRNVKEGDISPDGQGTLRSCRGIEVGHVFQLGDKYAKAMNAAVINEQGQLETMLMGCYGLGITRVVAAAIEQHHDEQGIIWPQNIAPFQVVIIPLNGHRSPSVTMQADALYERLSELGVDVLIDDRNERAGVLFADHDLIGIPHRIIVSERNMEQNCVEYKNRATGEMQQLSLDRAIDALVELVAK